The genomic window AGTTCGGTGTTCGGGTCGGCGCCCACCGCGTACGTCAGCGTGCCCTCGGGGAAGGCGGCCGTGAGGCCGTCGAGCGGGGAGACGATCCGGGGCGGGAAGACGGTGGCGGAGCCGCCGCCGAGGACGCGGGCGTCGCGGGCCGCGGAACCGATCAGCGCGATCTTCGCGCCGGGCCGCAGGGGCAGGGCCGGCTGCCCGTTCCGTACCTCGTTGCGGACGAGGACGAAGGCGCGGCGGGCGATCTCGCGGGCCAGGGCGTCGCCGTCGACGGTGGCGGGGGGCTCGGTGACCACCGGGTCGGCGCCCTCCAGGATGCCGACGCGGGCGGCGAGGCGCAGGACCCGGCGGACCGCCTCGTCGACCTTGGTCTCCTTGATCTCGCCGGTGCGTACGGCGGCGGCCAGGGCCTCGCCGTAGACGGTGACGGGGCCGGGCATCGCGACGTCGAGGCCGCCCTCGATGGCGCCGGTGGTCGAACGGGCGGCCATCCAGTCGGACACGTTGAAGCCGTCGAAGCCCCACTCGCCGCGCAGGACCTCGTTCACGAGGTAGTGGTGCTCGGTCATCGTGGTGCCGTTGACCGTGTTGTAGGCGGTCATGATGCCCCAGGGGTGGGCGTTGGCGACAATCGTCTCGAACGGGGCCAGGTACAGCTCGCGCAGGGCGCGTTCGGAGACGAGGTTGTTCACCGTGAAGCGGTCGGTCTCGGCGTCGTTGGCGACGAAGTGCTTGACCGTGGTGCCTACGCCGCCCGACTGGACGCCGTTCACATAGCCCGAGCCGATCTCGCCGGTGAGGTACGGGTCCTCGCTGTACGCCTCGAAGTGGCGGCCGCCGAGCGGGGAGCGGTGGAGGTTGACGGTGGGGGCGAGGAGGACGTGGACGCCCTTGCGACGGGCCTCCTGGGCCAGCAACACGCCTGCCCTGCGGGCGAGTTCGGGGTCCCAGGTGGCGGCGAGGGCGGTCGGGGAGGGCAGCGCGACGGACGGGTCGTCGGCGGTCCAGCGCACTCCTCGTACACCGATCGGGCCGTCGGACATCACGAGGGACTTCAGACCGATCTCGGGGAGCTCGGGGAGCGTCCACATGTCCTGGCCGGAGAGCAGCCGCGCCTTGGCGTCGAGGTCGAGCTTGCCGAGCGCCGCCTCCACGACCGCTTCGCGTGCCTCGTCGGCCGGGGTGGGGTTCATACCCGGGGTTGCCGCCATCGCGGTGCCTCCTCGTCGAGTCCGTTCTGTCCTCCCATCGTGCATCCATTACCTGTAGAGCGGTAGGTTTCGTTACCTTGCCGTTATGTCCAGTCGGGTCCAATGGGCCCATATGCCGTACGGTGACGCCATGAGCGGTACCAGGACCAGGGGCGTCAGGGGCGAGGAGCGGCGCGCCGAGATCGTGCGGGCGGCTCTGGAAGTGATCGCCGAGCGCGGCTACCGGGGCGCGAGCATGGCCGCGGTCGCCGAGCGCGTCGGGCTCACCCAGCAGGGGCTGCTGCACTACTTCCCCACCAAGGACGCGCTCCTCGTCGCCGTCCTCAAGGAACGCGACCGCTGGGACGCCGTGCCCGACAACCCGCTGCGGCTCGATCTGCTGGGTTCCCTCGTCGAGTACAACACCATGCGGCCCGGAATCGTCCAGACCTTCTCCGCGCTGCTCGGCGAGAGCGTCACCGAGGGGCATCCGGCGCGGGAGTTCTTCACCGACCGGTACGGGCGGGTGCGCGGGGCCATGGCGGAGGTGCTGCGCGCCGAGTACGGGGACCGGCTGCCCAGCGGGCTCACGCCCGAGCGGGCGGCGCCGCTGCTGGTGGCCGTGATGGACGGCTTGCAGTACCAGTGGCTGCTGGATCCGGAGGCCGTGGACATGCCGGGGGCGTTCCGGGACTTCCTGGCCCTGCTGGGTGAGGACGTGGACTGAGGGTCACCCGGCCGCGGGTACCGCCGCCACGACCTCGATCTCGATCCGCGCCTCCGGGCGGAAGAGCCGGGGCACCTCGAAGGTCATGCTGGTGGGCGGGGTTCCGGTGAGGAACTCCCTTCGTACGGAGCCGTATTCCTCCAGCCGGGAGATGTCGGTGAGATACGTGCGGATGCTGATGACGTCGGCCAGGGTCGCGCCGTGTGCCGCCAGCAGGGCGGTGAGGGTCTCGAAGACGCCCCGGCTCTGCTCGGCGAGCGTCGCGCCCTCGGCGATCTGGCCGGAGACGAACAACAGGGCGCTGCCGTCGGCGTGTTCGACGCGGGCGACCTGGGAGTAGTAGGGGCTCAGTGGCTGGGGCGCGGTGACGGGGTTGTCCAGGGTGACGTTCACGGGGCTCCTTCCGCGGGGGGCGGATGCGATCGACTCCGATGCGATCTTCTCCGTGTCCTCGACGCTAGGACCGCCGTACGTGATGCGACAAGCGAATCTCTAGCATGGCCGGCATGCCGAACTCGCATCGCAAGGCTCCGGTGGACGTGCCGGACGTGTCGGACGTGCCGGATGTGAACACGGTCTGGCTGCGCGTCTTCCTGGAGGTCGCCCGGCACGGCTCGTTCACCGTGGCCGCGCGCGCCCTCGGCTGGACGCAGTCGGCGGTGTCGCGGCAGATCTCCTCCCTGGAGGCGGCACTCGGCGGGGCACCGCTGTTCGACCGGTTGCCGCGGGGTGTGCGGCTGACTGAGGCCGGGCGGGTTCTCGTACCGCGTGCGGAGGCCGTCGCCGAGGTGCTGCACGGGGCCGGACGGGAGCTCGCGGCCCTGCGCGAAGTGGCCGGCGGGCGGCTGCGGTTCGGGGCGTTCGCCACGGCCGACGCGGCGCTCGTGCCGCGCGCGCTGGCCTCCTTTCGGGCCCGCCACCCCGGCGTCCGGCTCACCCGGGAGGAAGGCTTCACGCCCGTCCTCCTGGACCGCCTGGCCGCCGGCCACCTCGACCTGGCGGTCGTCTCGACGACGGGCGGCGCGCCGCTGGGGTCGTACGCACTCCACCACCTCCTGGACGAGTCCCTGTACGTCGCCGTCCCGGCCGGCCACCCCCTCGCGGACCGCCCCGGCCCCGTCCGCCTCGGCCAACTCGCCGACGCCGACTGGATCTCCGGCAGCCCACGCCCCGAGGGCACCCTCCTGGACGCGGCCCTGCGCCAGGGCTTCCGGCCGAGGGTCGCCCATGTCGTCGGCGAGTGGACCGCCAAGCTGGGCTACGTCGCCACGGGCCTCGGCGTGACCCTGGTTCCGGCGCTCGCCGCCGAGTCCGTACGCCCGGACGTGGTGCTGCTGCCGGTACTGGACACGGGCGCCCCGGCGCGGGCGGTGTACGCGGCGACGGTGCGGGGGCGGTCGGAGTCGGCGGCGGCGGAGGCCTTCATCGGGGTGCTGCGGGAGGTGGTCGGGGAGATCCCCGCCTGGGGCCCCGGCCCTGATCCAGCGCACCTCCCGTAGCGCGCGCCACTCCCGTCACGCGATACTTTCGCCCGTTCGGCACCACGCTCCCCACGGCGACGGAAGGACCTGAACTCCCTTGAAATCCCTACGTGTTCGGATCGGCGTACTAGGACTCACACTGCTGGCGGGGCTCTCGGCCCCGACGACGGCCGACGGTGCCGAAGCGGATGTCTCGGCGACCGTCGAGGAGCAGCGGCTCGACCGGGCCGCACCCCAGGAGATCCTGGGGCGTTCCGGATTCGACGCCGTGGCCCCGGAGTTCGCGCGGGCGCTCGGCAAGGCGCGGTCGTATGCGCAGGCCGAGCGGATCGCCGTACGGGAGGGGGCGCGGTTGTGGGCGCGGGCGGTGGACCGGGCGCAGGGGCGGGGGCCGGCCCGCGGTGATCTGAGCCGGGACGACGACCGGCCCCTGTACTGGGCGCGGTTGGGGATGACGCGGGAAGTACGCGGCTGGGAGCCGGGGTTCGGACTGAGTGAACATCAGAGGACTGCTCTGCTCGGCGCGTTGGAGCGGGCGTCTCGCGGGCAGGACTCCATCCGCTATCCGGCGCACGGCTCCCATGGGAAGGGCGTGAAGCGGATCCTCGTCACCGGGTTCGATCCGTTCACGTTGGACCGGGACGTGCGGATCTCCAATCCGTCCGGGGCCACGGCCCTCGCCCTCGACGGGACGGTGATCCGGACCGCCGACGGGCCGGCGCGTATCGAGACCGCCGTCTTCCCCGTCCGCTGGCAGGACTTCGCGGACGGCACGGTCGAGCGCACGCTCCGGCGGCAGTTGCCCCGCGTGGATCTCTTCGCGACCGTCAGCCAGGGCCGGGTCGGCCGGTTCGACGTCGAGCGGACCAACGGGGCCTGGCGCGGCGGTTTCTCCGACAACGACAACATCGGCCGCACCGGGACCATCCCGGTGACCGACCCCGCCACACAGCCCCAGTGGACGTCGACGACCCTGCCGTACGGGGACATCGTCGCCGCCGACACCGGCCGCTTCCCGGTGTACGACAACACGAGCGTGACGGAGATCCCGGCGGGCGGCACGCAGGCGGTCGTACGGCCGGAAGGGCCGACCGCCGGGTCGACGGCGCGGGCCGGAGGCGGCGGCGACTACCTCTCCAACGAGATCGCCTACCGGGCCACACTCCTGCGCGACCGGCTGGGCCTCGACTCCCTGCCGGGCGGGCATGTGCACACGCCGGTCCTGCAGTTCGGGGCCGGCAACACGAATCCGGCGACCGGGGCCGTGACCGATCCCGAGTTCGTACGGAACCGGCTGGACATCGTGGCTCAGGTGCGGGCGATCGTGACCGTGGCGATCACTGGCTCGACCGGGTGAGGGGCGGTTGACCTCACGCTATGACCGTGAGGACGGCGAGGCGATGACCGCCACGGCGAGGATCTCGTTCACGCGCCGGCCCCCGGCTTACGGAGCATGGGGTTCGGGTGGCCGGGGTGGACGGCGCGGTTCTGCTCGTCCTCGTCCGCCGTCTCCTCGCCCAGCAGGTCGCGGGCCATGAGGGTGGCGCCCGCCACCGCGCCCGGCATCAGGAAGACGGCGACGAACGGCACCAGGAAGGCGAGGGCCAGCGGGGTGCCGAAGCCCCAGATCAGCATCTTGCGGGAGCGGAGCAGGGCGAGGCGGTCGCGGAGTTCGACGCGGCGGCGCTGGAGGGCCACGGCGGTCAGTTCCTCGGTGAGGAAGAAGCCGGTGACGAAGAAGCCGACCACGGGGACGACCGTCTGGCCGATGAACGGGACGAAGCCGAGGGCGAAGAGCAGTACGCCCCACAACAGCGCCCGCAGGACGATACGGAGGCTGTCGCGGGCCGAGATCGACAACTCCCGCCACAGCGACAGGCCGGACTCCGGTGCGGTGCCGTCGGGGGACACGTCGCGGTCGACCTTCTCCGAGAGGTTCTCGTAGAAGGGCTGGCCGATGAGGAGGGTCACGGCGGTGA from Streptomyces sp. DSM 40750 includes these protein-coding regions:
- a CDS encoding TetR/AcrR family transcriptional regulator, with translation MPYGDAMSGTRTRGVRGEERRAEIVRAALEVIAERGYRGASMAAVAERVGLTQQGLLHYFPTKDALLVAVLKERDRWDAVPDNPLRLDLLGSLVEYNTMRPGIVQTFSALLGESVTEGHPAREFFTDRYGRVRGAMAEVLRAEYGDRLPSGLTPERAAPLLVAVMDGLQYQWLLDPEAVDMPGAFRDFLALLGEDVD
- a CDS encoding RidA family protein, which codes for MNVTLDNPVTAPQPLSPYYSQVARVEHADGSALLFVSGQIAEGATLAEQSRGVFETLTALLAAHGATLADVISIRTYLTDISRLEEYGSVRREFLTGTPPTSMTFEVPRLFRPEARIEIEVVAAVPAAG
- a CDS encoding LysR family transcriptional regulator, translated to MAGMPNSHRKAPVDVPDVSDVPDVNTVWLRVFLEVARHGSFTVAARALGWTQSAVSRQISSLEAALGGAPLFDRLPRGVRLTEAGRVLVPRAEAVAEVLHGAGRELAALREVAGGRLRFGAFATADAALVPRALASFRARHPGVRLTREEGFTPVLLDRLAAGHLDLAVVSTTGGAPLGSYALHHLLDESLYVAVPAGHPLADRPGPVRLGQLADADWISGSPRPEGTLLDAALRQGFRPRVAHVVGEWTAKLGYVATGLGVTLVPALAAESVRPDVVLLPVLDTGAPARAVYAATVRGRSESAAAEAFIGVLREVVGEIPAWGPGPDPAHLP
- a CDS encoding pyroglutamyl peptidase, translated to MKSLRVRIGVLGLTLLAGLSAPTTADGAEADVSATVEEQRLDRAAPQEILGRSGFDAVAPEFARALGKARSYAQAERIAVREGARLWARAVDRAQGRGPARGDLSRDDDRPLYWARLGMTREVRGWEPGFGLSEHQRTALLGALERASRGQDSIRYPAHGSHGKGVKRILVTGFDPFTLDRDVRISNPSGATALALDGTVIRTADGPARIETAVFPVRWQDFADGTVERTLRRQLPRVDLFATVSQGRVGRFDVERTNGAWRGGFSDNDNIGRTGTIPVTDPATQPQWTSTTLPYGDIVAADTGRFPVYDNTSVTEIPAGGTQAVVRPEGPTAGSTARAGGGGDYLSNEIAYRATLLRDRLGLDSLPGGHVHTPVLQFGAGNTNPATGAVTDPEFVRNRLDIVAQVRAIVTVAITGSTG
- a CDS encoding EI24 domain-containing protein is translated as MRDLGVGFQYLVRGQRWVARHGKQYGFGLVPGLITLVLYIGALVALALWGPDFVTWATPFADDWSSPWPGLFRGFLTAVLFALALALAVITFTAVTLLIGQPFYENLSEKVDRDVSPDGTAPESGLSLWRELSISARDSLRIVLRALLWGVLLFALGFVPFIGQTVVPVVGFFVTGFFLTEELTAVALQRRRVELRDRLALLRSRKMLIWGFGTPLALAFLVPFVAVFLMPGAVAGATLMARDLLGEETADEDEQNRAVHPGHPNPMLRKPGAGA